The segment aagaatattcttcacagaaaataaataagagcTAATTATGATACCGGTCTTAAAACCTACTATGAGAAATAGGTTTACGTACTCCAACTGCCcgtcaataaaaagtaaaaagaatgtcCAAATACATTTTGCTATCGTAAACAGGTACAACAAAGCGTGTCCGTGCGCTTGGCATGGGTTGCACCAATTATTCATATCTTAGCTCCAGCAACGCTTAAGGACGTGGATTTCACCCGCACCTATGAGCTGGATGTCAATCTGGCCTTTGCCATGGTCAAGCCAACAATCGCACCTAAATGGCAGAGTCTATATTACCCTCTGAGTAACGAAGTATGGCTTCTCATCTTGGGAACACTTGTAGTAGTGTTTCTCAGTCTACACTGGGTACGTCCAGAAATGGTGTTGTATATGCATGAATTGTTATATTACTTTGACAGCCAATGGAATTGCTTCACTGTAAATTATGGGAAGATAAGCAAGATCCCTATGGGTATAAAAGTGAAACGATACACAGTTATAGGAGATATGCGTTATTGTACGGACAATTTTTGCTGCTGGAACTTTAATTGATCAGAATGTCCTTCTCACAATACCCACAGGTCATCAAAGGATATCAAAGTTACTCAGAGCTAAATAACACTAGTGCAGGACGCACTGCACTGCTTGTTCTCGGACACTCCTGGGCCAAGGATTAGACAACAGGAGTTGTGCGGTAGTAGTGTCTTCAGCGCCGACGAGGACTCTCGTGATTTCGTGGCTGATCGGCGCTTTCGTCATTGGTACGGTCTATAGAGGAAACCTGGTTGCTTATATTCTGGCTCCCAGATACCCTCCAAGGCCTGAGACCCTGGAAGAGTTGGTCAATGTTGTTGAACGGTAAGCGGTCCGTTTCATCTTACTAGCAGAAtctggagttaaaaaaaaaaatctaattagccTTAACGCTATCATTGTAAGTTAGAgcttttcatttgaataaaaagatTTATATGTGTTTAAACGGCATATAGTAAACTTACAATTTAGTCGATCCATTTGATATGTCAACCTGTAGGTAGAATTACAATTAGCAGACGCATCTGAAATTAAACTGCAGTCAGTACACTCACAATTTAGCAATCTATATTCATAATAATTGGTAAACtcagaattttattatttctcttggtCAACTGAGACATAAGATGAAGGGAACTTGATGGAAACATATCTTTCCTTCGATACTTAGATTTTGAGAACATTGATACGGATAGCTGTAATATCAAATTAAACAGGTGACATGTCAGCCATAGAGACACTGTCAAATTCTGGTATTTTTACTCACATGGCCTTGCATGGCAGCTGGTATCTTTGATGGAGTGGCCTTTCAAATTCAATTACTGGTGGGGGCAAGGAATAGTATTGCTCAAAGTTAAGGGGAGGGGCACGGGCTAATCTAATTCTAAGCTTGTTGTCTACTTCTTTCGTATCTATTGTAATTATGGCAGATTTTGCCATTACATTAAATATTGATTCCTTGGTAGGAAGTACGTTTCCAATTCGCTCCTTGTCATTAGAAGGACAGTGTTGAGGCAAGTATGTGAATGGAGATGGAATATCATGAAAGGAACGTCACGGAACGCATGTTGCCAGTGCACAAACTGATAACCCTGATTAAATTAGTTAGTTGGTACCTTTATGTGATCTATTCTAAACATTTTATTCAAGTGAAATTTGTAATAACCTCTAGAGAGTTAGTTCATATAAAAATTTGTatgacataaaataaattttaaacttatttatactAGAATAGACATTTAACCTATTAAGTCTTTAGACAAActgtatcattatcattttacATAAACAATTTGTTCAGCTATGGCGCTTCTTATCCTATTGATGTTGGTAACTGCCAAACCCTAGATCTCTTATTTACTGGGTCTCTACAAACCAGGATGTTATCTATACAACCTGAGAAAGTGAGACACAACTTCTAAGTTGCTGATACGTTGGACTAACCTCCACAGAGTCACCATGCCGTCTTTCGGGGCCACCATCCGCGATATCCTGAAGGAATCGACGTCGGATTCGAGAAGAGCTCTGGGAAACATGATGGAATTAGGATTCGAAATAAAGGAAGGCCTCGATTTGACTCTGAAATACAGGTTGGAGGGAGTTTGCGAAAAATCTCTTTGTTTAACGATAAAAGTCATCAATCCgacttgaaatatataaatgcacTTATTTCTAGTTGTTTTATTGGAAAAATGTAACTGGCTGTAATGTATATCAcagaaaatttacaaaataaagttgTTTAATTAGGAAATCAATCATTCGGTCTCTCGTAGATTCATGGCTATTTGCTTGAATTAAAGTCCCGGTTTTTTAAGAGGACTTAATGTGATGTAGGTGACATAACTTAATGGAAATTAGCATAGTTCATTGACAAAAATTGGTTATTTTGACGATGTAGGTGACATAACTTAATGGAAATTAGCATAGTTCATTGACAAAAATTGGTTATTTTGACGACACTTTCTTTAGCACTTAACTCTAATAATTATCTCCAGATtgctcttctttcattttcatcgaCGACCGACGTTAGGAAAGGAACAGAGCGCTGCTCTTTCAATTCACAATAGTACTAATCGCTAatctaaattaataattaaatgttGACCTGACTAATGAATACTGTCTTGATCTTTTCAGAAGGGGCAATAATCTTTTGAATTttaaggtatataatatattgcaagACGCATGCTATAAAAAGGcattaaaaacataggaaaagcTTATCTTCTAAGTTAATCTATACTATAACATTTTgcacgaagaaaagaaaatacccaAAGTTTAGTCAACGAATTGATAGTTTCATGAAGGAGTGAACAAAGCTTTGGTCACTTAGTCGTCTATTTCCTCCCAGGTACCCTTACCTAGACTCACTGCGCTACCTGCAGCACCAGTTGGCTCTCCACTACACTGAGGCGGATGGGACGTCGCCGTTCTACGTCGGTCGTGAGAGACTGATGACCACCCCCAATGGCTGGCCCATACCCCATGACGCCCCTTTCAAGGACGTGTTCGATTTCGTCATTCTGGCACTTGATGAGGTACTAAAGCTGCTTTGTGTTGCTTAGGAGAGGGGTAGGGAGTGTTTGCTTCCCGCTAAATTCAGGCGAGGCGAAGCAAATGTATTGTGATGATCATAGCACGTCAAGAAAGGCTATGTTCCATGTTGTTGATAAACCAGTAACTTACGGATATCAAATCTTTATGAAAATCTAATATAGAATTAGTGAAAAGATAAAATGTTTGTCTGACGCTACCTGCGCCCCCAAGGGCTCTCTCACTTGAATTCAAGACCCCTTCCTTCACCCATAACTGCCTGAAGGTGTTATTTGCAACAATATTGTGGGAGGACTTGATCCTCTCTATGGAAATTATTTCACTAATAAGATTTAATCTCCGTAATGAAACCTAATgctcttaaaataaaaactggaacCTTTTAATCAAGAATGTTCCTCCATAATGATGTTCATTTCTTTCATGCAAATTGACCGTCTTGTTAACATCTAGACCTAATAATAAGATTCTAATGCGATTCATTTCGCTGGCATTAGATAAGAACCCCATTAATTACATCTGATTCCTATGTACGGAGGAGCCCATTGATTAGCAAGCActtttgtctttcttccatcatacatACGGGCTTGTAAGAGTGCTTGTATAAAGCAAGTTTCTTACCGTGACTAATCTCCTCtgtaatatatcttatttattaacAGATATTTGCGAAATTCATGTAGGCCTTCATTTCTTATGATTAATTTCAGGGAGGAATCTTCAACAAATGGATGAAAGACTGGCTGGACAAAGCAAAGAAAGCAGGTCGTCTGGAAAAACGCCGGCAAATGATGGAGCCTCATTTGACTCCGGGCGAATCAACAAGCGGGAAGACCTCGGAGCAAGAGGGCCCAACGGCTCTGACTATCGTTCATTTGCAGGGGCCTCTGTTGATCTGGGGTATCGGACTGTCTGTATCAGGGATAGCCTTTACGGGAGAGTATTTTGCCCTTTATTATATGAATGCACAGTGAAGTGGATTTGATGACTCATAAGAGTGGTtgctttgcacacacacacacacacacacaagttaacTAACAGAAACTTATTGTGTCCAGGGGAGTTTTAATTAACGAGATTAAAGAGGCAAGAATTTGACTTGTAATATAAGAACCCAGCCTATTCTTATGGAAAAACTGTCAAAAGTGTGGAAAATGTTTTCAAGTTTGAATGATGGTATCATTTGTCCTATGACGAAGAAAACTTTCAAGAGCTTATCATATGGGTTGGTAACCAGAAATGAGCCGTTTTTAAAATAAGctttacttttccatttattgAAAAATCCTTATTGTTTCATGTACAAAATGGAAATGCATACCATATAAACTTGACTTGTAGGGTTTCCTTTTAGATTTCCTTTGAGCTTAAGGACTATATAGTCAACTGTAAAAGCTATCAAAATTTAGAGCCAATCGAAACTTGACTGCCAACAAAACAACGAAGCTTCGAACTTGCGTAGAAAGATGAGAAGAGAAGTTaatcaaattcaaataaaaaataaggcgAAAATCGATAAAAGcgagacaaaagaaaaataaagtatctagtaaatataattaacaaaGGACCAAAGATCAGGTTAATGCTGTTGTGggtgttatatattattaaaactgTGTGGTATTTTGTCCGTTTTTGCTCTCGCCCGCAAGAGGAGCCTTCGACTCAGCACTggtttttaacaaaattttctaGAACAAATAATCATCTCCCGAAGTCCACCTTCAATGACCCAGATAATAACTTATAATAATTTGATAACCCCAGAAACCGTAGAATATAGTACATAAGGATTCACGAACAAAGGCAATATGATTAGGAAAATGAATTAACAGTgtataaatgaaaactaaaaataaattaaaaataaattaaaggtaAAAACCAGAGAAATTAAGATGTTGTTAATAATGCCAAGATACCATCCACATGTAAACACTCCTTGTCTAAGTTACAACGGAAAAGAAGCTTCACGTATGCTTATAAAGGacgcgtataaatatatatatatatatatatatatatatatatatatatatatatatatatataaatatacacatacgtatatgtattatatgtatacctatatatatagatctctctctctctctcaacatttgcaagttgaacttgaaaatgtagaatacatTACGAAAGTAGTTGTTCAAAGCCcaggttttcactcaccttcttacgtggattttgtgatattctcaagcaagCACGCGTCCCTTCGTGCtacactggatatatatatatatatatatatatatatatatatatatatatatatatatatatatatatatatatatacacattcgtcTCCAGCTAGAAGGAGACAACCCATTTCGGGATATCTCCaaaaaattttcagttcatttattggtgggtttagaaaataataaacagaattaaaacagaataaaacaatattcaacACAAGTATCTGAGTAAACATCACCTACAGAAAACTTGTGAAAAGAAGAAACATCGCAAACGGAAAGGAAAAGCATAGGATAAATCTAACACATCAGCGAGATGTAATCCATCTGACGTCCATTTGTTACTGAACagttcaggataaataaaaaaggcgAAGTAATAGATCTCAGTAAGCAGTTGAGTAAACAGGAAATAAGAAAGACAGATATCCCAATCAGACTATCGCTGTGGGACGCAATCTGGCTAACCAGCTTAAAAAAGTAGTGAGAAAAATCAGCAACAAATCCTGCGTAAGGAGGGAAGATCTCTGGCGGCACATACGAGACTAATCTCTGTTGCTCCTTGGAGTTCTGAAGGTTGGAGTTTCCGTcgaaaggttgagagagagagagagagagagagagagagagagagagagagaagagagaatgtaaGGTGAACATAAATTGGATTACCTTGTTTCGGGGAAGTCAGcgagaagtggaggaggaggaagacagagtaaaagagagagagagagagagagagagagagagagagagagagagagagagagagagagctacccaTAACCTTTTGCCTGCGTTCTATTATGTTAATGAGCTACGAATAAACAAAATTGTTAAAATGgtttaagagaaagaaagaagagactgGCAGAAGCAGGAGGAGACTTCATATGAAGGGAAAACCAAGAAGAGGAAGGCGAAGAAGAGCAGGTGGTGATGGTGGAGGCAATcttggaagaagaggaggaataaGAGGAGCGAAGGAAGATGGAAATTGCTTTGCCTGTGAAGTCTTGGAGGGCCCGGCGGCGGCCTCTCTCCTCATCGAGGGAGGCAGCGGAGTCCGGCGGAATCAAATTCAATTCCCGTGGACGTGTTTTTCTTTTAGAAGTTCCTCCAAGTCATCTCAAACTCGGCCCCATTTTCCCCCGAATCCGGGAGAAGAAAGAACGGTTTTAGCTTTCCTTTTTCTCTGAGTTTTCCTCGTTCCTATTCTCCGTCGTCGCGAAAGTTTTTAATTCGGTAatggataaagaaaaagaaaagagcctACGGGCCAGGACTGTTTCTCATTTTGACATAGGCTTTTTGAAGAATGCAGTACTTCCAGGTTTAAAATTGCCTGTAATATGCGTCTGCGTAGGTATTCAGTGTGTACTCCAATTAACACTGGAGTTAAAGTTCCTCTCCTTCTCCATACTCTAGTGCTTAACGAAATAACGAAATATGAATGAACAACATATGCATTCTTgtataaataactataatgagGCAGGAACAGTTAGATTTGGTAGATcagatgaaaagtaaataatgtaataatgaatTAAGAGTTGCCGGTATGGGAAAATTCAAATGAATAGAAAACATTCAGTAATCAAAACATAACAAAACCAACACAAAAAGATTTCGAGCTCCGTTTCTGTGTCTGAAGTCGTTTCTTTGGACAAACAAAAGAAGATCTTCCGTCTCATATATTTGCTTCGAAGTCCGCGGTTAAGTAACTCATAATTAGTAAGAGGCTGCCGGGCTGTTTAAAAAGCTTTGTTTATTCCTCGGTAATTTTTCACGTACCTGATGCCTCAAGGTAATGACAACAAAGTTTTGCGCGTCATCCGAACTTTTGTTGCCGAAGATAATGAGTTCACATAATAAGACAGAGCGGAACATTCTTGGAAGGATGTGATGGTTGATGCAATCATGCTGCGTTATTTGCTAAAGGTGTTTTCATTAAAAATAGTAACTAAGGGTTGTTTATTTtctctatattaaaaaaatgagaatgtAGGTATGAGATGATGCTGTTGGGGTTAGATTTTAATATTTATCATCATGATAATATCAATTATAATTAAGGTATATACAATGGGAAATATTTGCAAACCAAATAGTGTGCGCCAATATCACTGGATTCTATGAATATCAAGTCTAATTCTGACATCAGTACTTCATTTCGGACAATGTAAGTTAGAATATGTTATGTGTGTATGAACGTATTTGTGAATCGGGCAACGACATGGTCCCCTTAATTAAACATTCGGATAGTATAGTGCTAGTTGAATGAATGCCTTAGTCTCGCCGACCGGAAAGTATGATTCCTCTCAGGGTGCCGGGATGAGTAAGGTAACTGCTCTCTATTGCTTGAAATATTCAGAAAAGGTAATTGTTTGTAAAGTGAAAGGATATGGGGGTTTGTCGATAAAGTGGACATTCTTGAAAGGATTAATATTATACATTTTGgaatttttacaaattaataattGGAATTTAATTTAATGGTGTAAACGTATTCATTAAGAATAAAGAAGTGTTAAAATAGCGTGCATAGCATTTTAAGCTGCATTCCATTGCCGTAATGCCTAATAGAAACCAACCAATCAATCATTTATTTGACCTAAATAGTTCGTTTTGTAGGAACTAAGTTTCAACATGAATAACTTTTTCCATCACTCGGCTAATTCAAATACTCGCTGGTATTTAGTTTCAATCTCAGAATACAAACACAATTTGCATCTCATTAAACTATATTTGGATTTTCTGAATAAGATAAAGGAGTTCGATTATTCTTATCAAAGAACTTACTACGTAGCAAAGAGATCATGAACTTATAACTGTACTAACTCTACTATAACTGTTTATGGCTATACTATAACCAGAAGGCACAGGTTCGAATCTTGACAAGGTAGATGTACTTATAATGGTATAATTTCCTTTGGACATAAGGTACACTGAGGGATAAGTGGATTCGACATTAAGTGATATTTGCGAGTGAAAAAAGTTACTTGTGCATTAGtggcaaaacacacacacgcacacacacacacacacacgcgcgcacacacacacacacacacacacacacacacacacacacacacacacatatatatatatatatatatatatatatatatatatatatatatatatatatatatatatgtgtgtgtgtgtgtgtgtgtgtgtgtgtgtgtaaagacaaattccacgaaggaaagagaaacgatgaagttgtgcaaggcctttcgactgacgaaagataaaaaaaaagcttacaaagAAAGCTACTTACTCcaacgtttctctttccttcgtggaatttgtcttcaATTACATATTCATTAAGtctatattttcgtgattcagttataggAATTACAGTTAATAAATGTATACGGCGTAGCCAGATACATTTATTACTTGTATTTTACCGAAAGTGTAAGTATAAGTATTCCTGAGGTAcagtaaatttaatattaaacGATGTTTGTAACTAATATTTGTGATGATAAAAGCCAAGCGTGAAtagttgtatatacatatttgcataaaaacacagacacacaggcacacacacacccacacccagacacacacacacacacgcacacacacacacacacacacacacacacacacacacacacatatatatatatatatatatatatatatatatatatatatatatatatatttttatatatcttaaaagagtTTTAgaaccaaatgatactcgtttagacaattgaaagaaactgctaacaggcaactGCCTACCCTAGATCTGtggctgaaactgaaatggaagattaggctaataaaccctcgtagatacaaaaatatactttttatttcccaaacaaactaacattaacatggaacaaaatgaatacattaaagtagaattaaatgaataaagtctgaccccccaaaaaaccgtaaactgtcattttcctctcctgaaccaggttggtttaagtaagtacccccttaaaTATCACTGTATCTGATTAACTACACCATTTTTAATAGTCAAGTAAGTCTcaagagaacccattctcttatatggcgaCATAGAACCCATCTAAAATAGAGAGATCATACTTATTACACTACTGTACATGTGAAAGTTattcaaaatgaatgtgtacgcaccacacttctctttcatcttttcacTCCAAAGgtaaactttttcaaagtcttatcttacgttaccttattcgatgggtcttctcaaacctcttccaggtatgttctgcacactgtcacaagtaatcaaagagtgtcctcttttcttttcattacctaTCATCAAACCCATATATCATACGCTACGAgcacacatgcagacacgccctgCGGGCCGCCTAGCAACGATGGGTGCCGCATGTCCCAACCATGTGATTTCTGATTGCATTGGTCATccttcctggctgtttttcatttcagcattcttcaaggaGCATAGCGCTTGTCACCAAGTGCCCTGTCTCTAAccagaaaaagctgagattaaccaTTCATTACCACACCctttttaagatggctcggccaccaaAGTCTTTTGTGCATTCCCgttgcacaccacatcagcaactggtatatactggttcaaaatgtttgcaagatagcccctataacacatatttcgactatcactaTGGATACCATAACCGCAATCACTTGAGCTGTGTAGCATTCGTCAAAGAAGAATTCATTCTCGTAATTATCCTGCAATGGTAGGACCGTAACCGTCTCCAAGATAGGCGGAACTTGAACCGCCTCGTGGTTTCATGTAcctaagtgtttcacgaacacctttgttGAATAATTGTAGACCCCGGCTGAGCACGTGAACCATCTTGAAACAATTCAGCAtgtgccattattcagcgtctgcaacccctgtaggtgtatccaacacccccgttactgaactgtagattcaatgtcttccgatgaaggaaacgtaaccaccacctcgttgtcaacgaaatatcccgtgacttccatgcaagtgcgtctcgCACCCAcatcgtagaagattgtagactcctgatttgtcccagcaCATATCCTGAGACAATCCACCGACAACATCTcatccattgcaaaggcgatccatTACATCGCCGCTCATGTGTAgattcgacctctggtactgtagaaccaagccGTTTCCGTCATCACCAtcgcgtgaagttgggaattctctaaagtcatcgtgtccGTATTTGAagagtctacatgatcatagaataactaaagtcttgctttacaacacgaatctgtcattaactaatatatccaatctcatagtcaattattaactattcctcactaaaacaaaatatgatctttacccactgaatcctcataatTAATCCTTTATCTGACAAATATACGATCAAAACCCCCATAATGTCTATGCAGCAAAACCTCTGTACTGTTTACAGTTAACATCTCTCAAATATAATGCCGAATACCCCTTCTATCTGACACATATCTCccgataaattctacctcctgtctataatagaaatgctatgtaaagcttaaccccgattacaaATATcctttgtaggaaaaaaaaaaaaataataataattcaacttttcccattacaaaatatacatggaaaaaacacatatataatccAGTGCTTTTCCACATAAACACAGTATGTATCGTAACTgaatttgctgccgcaacatatcccaTCGACCGGAATTGACCCTTTACATTAATCCCAATGGAATGTCATAATCGACATCATTGAAAACACTGCAAATCTCCAAGTAATCAActctaaaaggaaaaataagcaaccggtctcatcacagcattatcagcattaaTCCACCTGTGTAAACCTCAAGTGCAAAAATCGCACTAGAGACTTGTCtaatcagacttgcaacctcagaaattgTTATTctttcaaatggcccaaaaattctttactgatactatataaccatattccacaaaattatccctAGGGCACccacaaaggtacccaaaaattgtcttcGAAAACATAAACCATTCGAAAACATAAACCACATGTATATAAAACTGCATAACCATCTAgttgggatataaaccacagaaaaccacaattcaacaattatataccactaaatataaccactggtgaatataaaaatacaaccccTTCATAGGGACCCATAAAACCGCAAGAACCACAATACCCCCGTCTTTGGCTcgaaaaaccacagatcaccgccAAAAactataaccacaaaaaaaaaaaaaaaaaaaaaaaaaaaaaaatccaccaccaaagattatagccacaaaaaattcagtCCCAATAAACCCATACCGCCAGGAACCACCACACGGGCCtgttataatatttctcagcttaacagaaatttgccattCTTTCCAACCTGATTTTCCTCGTGAATTAATTACctcgggtttttacgccaaatcgccgcagtttgcgcataataagaaaaatcgtagaagaaatgaaagagaaaaaaacattgaattaaACTGActaaacacatttcaccatcagTTAGCAAAACCaggaaaaaatgcaactgcgcgacatcatattagttaccacaaccaactcttttcagttttgatatatgggttaatttcgactgacctgttttttcctctaagactataaatgtttccagtcttttcctcaacgactctaaaaggaccctcaaatttcggatccaatttgtaatttagttcatttctcacattgattttcagaaataccttgTTTCCAACATTGATTTTAGGATCAGATGTCCTGCTATTACTTCTCTCTTCTATTTCTCGGGTcgtggcctcgagattacggctgaggcaagcatgtctctccttcgctgtggaaattaatgcttcgttTGTATCTTCCCCAtgtgaggtatagttaacagatcatgatgaggtatagttaacagatcaaatgtgcctcgtgctgggcaaccaaacaaagcttcaaatggagacattttaatggaatcactaaccatagtgttaatattatgtctaacaacatcattatatctatcccagtttttatcattaccacataaagtcttcctgagagcttcgagcactttcctgttcactcgttcacacaacccattagctttaGGTctttatggaataattgttactttctgtatccccatgacttccgccaaacattctaaagtttttttacaaattctctgccattgttggtcaataaaacctcgggtgagctatatctgcaaatgataccattaaaAATTGCTATAGCTGTTTTATACacaagtggaaaaatttctactatcctcataAGTTCATCTCTTACTACtaacaggtacttattcgcatatctagattcacaaaaatttcctaggatatccatatgtgttctctgaaaaggtctacttggtatcagatatgaccctaatttgtaggaagttatccttgcaggtttgcaagcattgcatactgtacagtttttcacaacattttccacatctttccccatatttttccaaatatatttatcacgaacctcattatacgttttttctatccccaagtgcggactaccgaacctgcaatgtactatattcaaaaccactggaattaggactttcggaattacgatctgtgtcatgtctcctttactttcactagtcctcaatttatatttaattttcctgaccaacagattccttctaattctaaactcgaaaaaggcaacttataacgtttcctgactaattcccctctaagaaacgcttttgcatccgccaaaatttcatctgcatcttgcctttgctctatgagactcattTGTCATTGTATAGAATCGTTAGTGACTAGCGCAATGTGAgatccttccgtgtcatgaaaacttctactaagggtgtctgctactacatttaatttgccttctatatatttgagctttgattcgaagtccctgatagttagaaccatcaagctcttttaggcgacaaattgggcttattaaaaagatccaataatggcttgttgGCTGTAatgacttctactttattccccatcagtagcattttaaaatgaaccaaacttgatactattgcataGGCTTCTTTATGTATGGTAGCCATTAATagctcattgctgccctttgtcctaaacttcctgctataaaaggctatgggattgaatttcccatcaaacatttgtataaggcaagcacctataccctcctgactggcatcaatcactaatgtgaatggtttgctgaaatctggaaatttcagaactgggggattcattaacgcatccttaagtttctgaaaactatCACTCTGGGGTTTCCCCCATTGAAACTGAACGTCACCCCGCAATATAATCTTTTAGacgagctgctatgttagaaaaccctttcataaACCTACGGAAGAAACCGGCAATgcctaggaatgacttaatttctttctttgatctcgggatGCAA is part of the Macrobrachium nipponense isolate FS-2020 chromosome 15, ASM1510439v2, whole genome shotgun sequence genome and harbors:
- the LOC135226960 gene encoding uncharacterized protein LOC135226960 — protein: MPSFGATIRDILKESTSDSRRALGNMMELGFEIKEGLDLTLKYRYPYLDSLRYLQHQLALHYTEADGTSPFYVGRERLMTTPNGWPIPHDAPFKDVFDFVILALDEGGIFNKWMKDWLDKAKKAGRLEKRRQMMEPHLTPGESTSGKTSEQEGPTALTIVHLQGPLLIWGIGLSVSGIAFTGEYFALYYMNAQ